From the Musa acuminata AAA Group cultivar baxijiao chromosome BXJ3-7, Cavendish_Baxijiao_AAA, whole genome shotgun sequence genome, one window contains:
- the LOC103992452 gene encoding uncharacterized protein LOC103992452 isoform X4 encodes MEAACAALSGGISVLEIVMSTPGVLEVIRGLLKDYPSSVIGVGTVLNAEDARKAVKAGAQFLMSPGTVMEILLDLQNTDVLYIPGAMTPTEVLSAYNAGARIIKIYPVSVLGGCDYIKALKKPFPHIPMVASQGTTTDSIRKYIECGASAVVLSDAIFEKEAMRHRNFDEIHRLAHLATLQVGQAGKC; translated from the exons ATGGAAGCTGCTTGTGCTGCTCTTAGTGGTGGCATATCCGTT CTAGAGATTGTGATGTCTACTCCAGGTGTGTTGGAG GTGATAAGAGGACTTTTAAAGGATTATCCTTCATCGGTAATAGGG GTTGGTACTGTCTTAAATGCTGAGGATGCAAGAAAAGCTGTGAAAGCTGGAGCCCAGTTTCTCATGAGTCCTGGTACAGTCATG GAGATATTACTAGATCTTCAAAACACTGATGTCTTATATATTCCAGGAGCGATGACGCCAACAGAA GTATTATCTGCATATAATGCTGGTGCAAGAATTATCAAG atTTATCCAGTTTCGGTCTTAGGTGGATGCGATTATATAAAAGCACTTAAAAAACCATTCCCCCATATTCCAATGGTTGCTTCGCAAGGCACCACGACAG ATTCAATCAGAAAATACATTGAGTGTGGAGCCTCAGCTGTTGTACTTTCAGATGCTATATTTGAGAAAGAAGCCATGAGACACAGAAATTTCGACGAAATACATAGGCTAGCTCATCTTGCCACTCTTCAAGTTGGCCAGGCTGGAAAATGTTAA
- the LOC135642948 gene encoding probable sugar phosphate/phosphate translocator At4g32390 — protein sequence MRAATVADGVLKKVLLSYAYVSIWIFLSFTVIVYNKYILDPKMYGWPFPISLTMIHMAFYSAIAFLVVRVLRLVEAPSSPSMTRAFYLSSVVPIGALYSLSLWFSNSAYMYLSVSFIQMLKALILLTLDEIHTKCLLNLLFADITDFGCLGAFIYETAYRQQKGLNLELFMLEIKLMISNFSDQPSVKY from the coding sequence ATGAGGGCGGCGACGGTGGCGGATGGGGTGCTGAAGAAGGTGTTGTTGTCGTACGCGTATGTGTCGATCTGGATCTTCCTCAGCTTCACGGTGATAGTCTACAACAAGTACATCCTCGATCCCAAGATGTATGGCTGGCCCTTCCCCATCAGCCTCACCATGATCCACATGGCCTTCTACTCCGCCATCGCCTTCCTCGTTGTCCGTGTGCTCCGCCTCGTCGAGGCCCCATCGTCGCCGTCCATGACCCGCGCCTTCTACCTCTCCTCCGTCGTTCCCATCGGCGCCCTCTACTCCCTCTCCCTCTGGTTCTCCAACTCCGCATACATGTACCTCTCTGTCTCCTTCATTCAGATGCTCAAAGCCCTCATATTACTGACTTTGGATGAAATTCACACAAAGTGTCTTTTGAATTTGTTATTTGCTGATATTACTGATTTTGGATGTCTTGGTGCATTTATATATGAGACGGCTTACCGGCAGCAGAAGGGGCTAAATCTGGAGTTATTCATGTTGGAAATAAAACTGATGATCTCTAACTTTTCTGATCAGCCATCAGTGAAGTATTAG
- the LOC103992452 gene encoding uncharacterized protein LOC103992452 isoform X3, which yields MALASCFSPPFRPPLCAGGRSLSPVACACAQTVTTAPAAPSLPKALPAILDSRLIACLRARDGNTAMEAACAALSGGISVLEIVMSTPGVLEVIRGLLKDYPSSVIGVGTVLNAEDARKAVKAGAQFLMSPGTVMVLSAYNAGARIIKIYPVSVLGGCDYIKALKKPFPHIPMVASQGTTTDSIRKYIECGASAVVLSDAIFEKEAMRHRNFDEIHRLAHLATLQVGQAGKC from the exons ATGGCTCTCGCGAGCTGCTTCTCTCCTCCTTTTCGGCCTCCTCTCTGTGCCGGTGGCCGCTCGTTATCTCCAGTCGCCTGCGCTTGCGCACAGACCGTCACCACCGCTCCTGCTGCTCCTTCCCTCCCCAAAGCCCTACCGGCGATCCTGGACTCTAGGCTCATCGCGTGCCTCCGAGCTCGAGA TGGAAATACCGCGATGGAAGCTGCTTGTGCTGCTCTTAGTGGTGGCATATCCGTT CTAGAGATTGTGATGTCTACTCCAGGTGTGTTGGAG GTGATAAGAGGACTTTTAAAGGATTATCCTTCATCGGTAATAGGG GTTGGTACTGTCTTAAATGCTGAGGATGCAAGAAAAGCTGTGAAAGCTGGAGCCCAGTTTCTCATGAGTCCTGGTACAGTCATG GTATTATCTGCATATAATGCTGGTGCAAGAATTATCAAG atTTATCCAGTTTCGGTCTTAGGTGGATGCGATTATATAAAAGCACTTAAAAAACCATTCCCCCATATTCCAATGGTTGCTTCGCAAGGCACCACGACAG ATTCAATCAGAAAATACATTGAGTGTGGAGCCTCAGCTGTTGTACTTTCAGATGCTATATTTGAGAAAGAAGCCATGAGACACAGAAATTTCGACGAAATACATAGGCTAGCTCATCTTGCCACTCTTCAAGTTGGCCAGGCTGGAAAATGTTAA
- the LOC103992452 gene encoding uncharacterized protein LOC103992452 isoform X2, whose protein sequence is MALASCFSPPFRPPLCAGGRSLSPVACACAQTVTTAPAAPSLPKALPAILDSRLIACLRARDGNTAMEAACAALSGGISVLEIVMSTPGVLEVIRGLLKDYPSSVIGVGTVLNAEDARKAVKAGAQFLMSPGTVMEILLDLQNTDVLYIPGAMTPTEIYPVSVLGGCDYIKALKKPFPHIPMVASQGTTTDSIRKYIECGASAVVLSDAIFEKEAMRHRNFDEIHRLAHLATLQVGQAGKC, encoded by the exons ATGGCTCTCGCGAGCTGCTTCTCTCCTCCTTTTCGGCCTCCTCTCTGTGCCGGTGGCCGCTCGTTATCTCCAGTCGCCTGCGCTTGCGCACAGACCGTCACCACCGCTCCTGCTGCTCCTTCCCTCCCCAAAGCCCTACCGGCGATCCTGGACTCTAGGCTCATCGCGTGCCTCCGAGCTCGAGA TGGAAATACCGCGATGGAAGCTGCTTGTGCTGCTCTTAGTGGTGGCATATCCGTT CTAGAGATTGTGATGTCTACTCCAGGTGTGTTGGAG GTGATAAGAGGACTTTTAAAGGATTATCCTTCATCGGTAATAGGG GTTGGTACTGTCTTAAATGCTGAGGATGCAAGAAAAGCTGTGAAAGCTGGAGCCCAGTTTCTCATGAGTCCTGGTACAGTCATG GAGATATTACTAGATCTTCAAAACACTGATGTCTTATATATTCCAGGAGCGATGACGCCAACAGAA atTTATCCAGTTTCGGTCTTAGGTGGATGCGATTATATAAAAGCACTTAAAAAACCATTCCCCCATATTCCAATGGTTGCTTCGCAAGGCACCACGACAG ATTCAATCAGAAAATACATTGAGTGTGGAGCCTCAGCTGTTGTACTTTCAGATGCTATATTTGAGAAAGAAGCCATGAGACACAGAAATTTCGACGAAATACATAGGCTAGCTCATCTTGCCACTCTTCAAGTTGGCCAGGCTGGAAAATGTTAA
- the LOC135643207 gene encoding proteasome subunit alpha type-4-like isoform X2, whose product MSRRYDSRTTIFSPEGRLYQVEYAMEAIGNAGAAIGILARDGVILVGEKKVTSKLLQTSRSTEKMYKIDDHLACAVAGIMSDANILINTARVQAQRYTFAYQEPMPVEQLVQSLCDTKQGYTQFGGLRPFGVSFLFAGWDKNYGFQLYMSDPSGNYSGWKAAAIGANNQAAQSMLKQDYKDDFTREEAVQLALMVLSKTMDSTSLTSEKLELAEIFVEPSGDVKYQVCKPELLEKLLVKHGVTQAATESA is encoded by the coding sequence ATGTCTCGCCGCTATGATAGCCGGACAACAATTTTCTCCCCTGAAGGTCGCCTGTACCAAGTGGAATATGCCATGGAGGCCATCGGCAATGCTGGGGCAGCTATCGGCATCCTAGCACGTGATGGTGTTATCCTAGTTGGCGAGAAGAAGGTCACCTCCAAACTCCTCCAGACGTCCCGATCAACTGAAAAGATGTACAAGATCGACGACCACCTTGCATGTGCTGTCGCTGGCATCATGTCTGATGCCAACATCCTAATCAATACTGCCCGAGTCCAGGCTCAGCGATACACCTTCGCTTACCAGGAGCCCATGCCTGTTGAGCAGCTGGTTCAATCCCTCTGCGACACTAAGCAGGGCTACACCCAGTTCGGTGGCCTCCGGCCTTTTGGGGTTTCCTTCCTTTTTGCAGGATGGGACAAGAACTATGGTTTCCAGCTATACATGAGTGATCCTAGTGGCAATTACAGCGGATGGAAGGCTGCAGCGATTGGTGCCAACAACCAGGCAGCACAGTCGATGCTGAAGCAAGACTACAAAGATGACTTCACAAGGGAGGAAGCGGTGCAGCTCGCACTCATGGTGCTGAGCAAGACGATGGACAGCACAAGCCTTACATCCGAGAAGCTTGAACTGGCAGAAATTTTTGTCGAGCCTTCTGGGGATGTGAAGTATCAGGTATGTAAGCCGGAGTTACTGGAGAAGTTGCTGGTGAAGCATGGGGTAACTCAAGCTGCGACGGAGTCCGCTTAG
- the LOC103992452 gene encoding uncharacterized protein LOC103992452 isoform X1 encodes MALASCFSPPFRPPLCAGGRSLSPVACACAQTVTTAPAAPSLPKALPAILDSRLIACLRARDGNTAMEAACAALSGGISVLEIVMSTPGVLEVIRGLLKDYPSSVIGVGTVLNAEDARKAVKAGAQFLMSPGTVMEILLDLQNTDVLYIPGAMTPTEVLSAYNAGARIIKIYPVSVLGGCDYIKALKKPFPHIPMVASQGTTTDSIRKYIECGASAVVLSDAIFEKEAMRHRNFDEIHRLAHLATLQVGQAGKC; translated from the exons ATGGCTCTCGCGAGCTGCTTCTCTCCTCCTTTTCGGCCTCCTCTCTGTGCCGGTGGCCGCTCGTTATCTCCAGTCGCCTGCGCTTGCGCACAGACCGTCACCACCGCTCCTGCTGCTCCTTCCCTCCCCAAAGCCCTACCGGCGATCCTGGACTCTAGGCTCATCGCGTGCCTCCGAGCTCGAGA TGGAAATACCGCGATGGAAGCTGCTTGTGCTGCTCTTAGTGGTGGCATATCCGTT CTAGAGATTGTGATGTCTACTCCAGGTGTGTTGGAG GTGATAAGAGGACTTTTAAAGGATTATCCTTCATCGGTAATAGGG GTTGGTACTGTCTTAAATGCTGAGGATGCAAGAAAAGCTGTGAAAGCTGGAGCCCAGTTTCTCATGAGTCCTGGTACAGTCATG GAGATATTACTAGATCTTCAAAACACTGATGTCTTATATATTCCAGGAGCGATGACGCCAACAGAA GTATTATCTGCATATAATGCTGGTGCAAGAATTATCAAG atTTATCCAGTTTCGGTCTTAGGTGGATGCGATTATATAAAAGCACTTAAAAAACCATTCCCCCATATTCCAATGGTTGCTTCGCAAGGCACCACGACAG ATTCAATCAGAAAATACATTGAGTGTGGAGCCTCAGCTGTTGTACTTTCAGATGCTATATTTGAGAAAGAAGCCATGAGACACAGAAATTTCGACGAAATACATAGGCTAGCTCATCTTGCCACTCTTCAAGTTGGCCAGGCTGGAAAATGTTAA
- the LOC103992450 gene encoding probable sugar phosphate/phosphate translocator At5g25400 translates to MVVGIMRREGGGGGGGAAVADGVLKKVLLSYAYVAIWIFLSFTVIVYNKYILDPKMYGWPFPISLTMIHMAFCSAIAFLVVRVLRLVEAPSSPSMTRAFYLSSVVPIGALYSLSLWFSNSAYMYLSVSFIQMLKALMPVAVYSIGVLFKKESFKSASMLNMLSISFGVAIAAYGEARFDATGVSLQLGAVAFEATRLVLIQILLTSKGISLNPITSLYYVAPCCLACLLVPWSLVELPVLRARSAASIRPDLLIFGTNSLCAFALNLAVFLLVGKTSALTMNIAGVVKDWLLIAFSWSVIRDTVTAVNLFGYAIAFLGVAYYNHVKLQALKAKEAQKNAALADEEAGKLLEQVDGSDSDPKVNSQA, encoded by the coding sequence ATGGTCGTCGGCATCATGCGTCGcgagggcggcggcggaggaggggggGCGGCGGTGGCGGATGGGGTGCTGAAGAAGGTGTTGCTGTCGTACGCGTATGTGGCGATCTGGATCTTCCTCAGCTTCACGGTGATAGTCTACAACAAGTACATCCTCGATCCCAAGATGTACGGCTGGCCCTTCCCCATCAGCCTCACCATGATCCACATGGCCTTCTGCTCCGCCATCGCCTTCCTCGTTGTCCGCGTGCTCCGCCTCGTCGAGGCCCCGTCGTCGCCGTCCATGACCCGCGCCTTCTACCTCTCCTCCGTCGTTCCCATCGGCGCCCTCTACTCCCTCTCCCTCTGGTTCTCCAACTCCGCATACATGTACCTCTCTGTCTCCTTCATTCAGATGCTCAAAGCCCTCATGCCCGTCGCCGTCTACTCCATCGGTGTCCTCTTCAAGAAGGAGTCCTTTAAGAGTGCCTCCATGCTCAACATGCTCTCCATCTCCTTCGGCGTCGCCATTGCCGCCTACGGCGAGGCCCGCTTTGACGCCACCGGCGTCTCCCTTCAGCTCGGCGCCGTCGCATTCGAGGCCACCCGCCTCGTTCTTATCCAGATCCTCCTCACATCTAAGGGCATCTCCCTCAACCCCATCACCTCCCTCTACTACGTCGCTCCATGCTGTCTCGCCTGCCTCCTCGTCCCATGGTCCCTCGTGGAGCTCCCCGTCCTCCGCGCCCGCTCCGCCGCCTCCATCCGCCCCGACCTCCTCATCTTCGGCACCAACTCCCTCTGCGCCTTCGCCCTCAACCTCGCCGTCTTCCTTCTTGTCGGCAAGACCTCGGCCCTCACCATGAACATCGCCGGCGTCGTCAAGGACTGGCTTCTCATCGCCTTCTCCTGGTCGGTCATCCGCGACACCGTCACCGCCGTCAACCTCTTCGGCTACGCCATCGCCTTCCTAGGTGTCGCCTACTACAACCACGTCAAGCTGCAGGCACTCAAGGCCAAGGAGGCGCAGAAGAATGCCGCCCTGGCCGACGAGGAGGCCGGGAAACTCCTCGAGCAAGTCGATGGTTCTGACAGTGACCCGAAGGTTAACTCGCAAGCTTGA
- the LOC135643207 gene encoding proteasome subunit alpha type-4-like isoform X1, whose protein sequence is MPMTCDFSPFSSHNFDHEQLITSPLRAVRALAIFCCFSQLFLRLTLLDPLTSLFGSIDIIGCASVLVLSVKRIRIHKLCRSDPVTLHFVCDSFLGVQAALAFSSCYYLFLPDLSSLRRRPSPLPSRSVAGRRNEPILAQSRMSRRYDSRTTIFSPEGRLYQVEYAMEAIGNAGAAIGILARDGVILVGEKKVTSKLLQTSRSTEKMYKIDDHLACAVAGIMSDANILINTARVQAQRYTFAYQEPMPVEQLVQSLCDTKQGYTQFGGLRPFGVSFLFAGWDKNYGFQLYMSDPSGNYSGWKAAAIGANNQAAQSMLKQDYKDDFTREEAVQLALMVLSKTMDSTSLTSEKLELAEIFVEPSGDVKYQVCKPELLEKLLVKHGVTQAATESA, encoded by the exons ATGCCTATGACCTGTGATTTTAGCCCTTTCTCTTCTCACAACTTCGATCATGAACAGCTTATCACAAGTCCTTTACGAGCAGTGAGAGCTCTTGCCATTTTTTGTTGCTTTTCACAACTCTTTTTGCGGTTGACATTATTGGATCCATTGACATCTTTATTCGGATCCATTGACATTATTGGATGCGCAAGCGTCTTAGTCTTGTCCGTTAAGCGGATCCGGATTCATAAGCTGTGTAGATCCGACCCGGTAACACTCCATTTCGTTTGCGACTCCTTTCTTGGGGTTCAAGCAGCTTTAGCCTTTAGCTCTTGTTATTATCTCTTCCTCCCTGATTTGTCCTCTCTCCGTCGCCGCCCTTCTCCGCTTCCCTCCCGATCTGTTGCAGGAAGACGAAACGAGCCGATTCTCGCGCAATCAAG GATGTCTCGCCGCTATGATAGCCGGACAACAATTTTCTCCCCTGAAGGTCGCCTGTACCAAGTGGAATATGCCATGGAGGCCATCGGCAATGCTGGGGCAGCTATCGGCATCCTAGCACGTGATGGTGTTATCCTAGTTGGCGAGAAGAAGGTCACCTCCAAACTCCTCCAGACGTCCCGATCAACTGAAAAGATGTACAAGATCGACGACCACCTTGCATGTGCTGTCGCTGGCATCATGTCTGATGCCAACATCCTAATCAATACTGCCCGAGTCCAGGCTCAGCGATACACCTTCGCTTACCAGGAGCCCATGCCTGTTGAGCAGCTGGTTCAATCCCTCTGCGACACTAAGCAGGGCTACACCCAGTTCGGTGGCCTCCGGCCTTTTGGGGTTTCCTTCCTTTTTGCAGGATGGGACAAGAACTATGGTTTCCAGCTATACATGAGTGATCCTAGTGGCAATTACAGCGGATGGAAGGCTGCAGCGATTGGTGCCAACAACCAGGCAGCACAGTCGATGCTGAAGCAAGACTACAAAGATGACTTCACAAGGGAGGAAGCGGTGCAGCTCGCACTCATGGTGCTGAGCAAGACGATGGACAGCACAAGCCTTACATCCGAGAAGCTTGAACTGGCAGAAATTTTTGTCGAGCCTTCTGGGGATGTGAAGTATCAGGTATGTAAGCCGGAGTTACTGGAGAAGTTGCTGGTGAAGCATGGGGTAACTCAAGCTGCGACGGAGTCCGCTTAG